In Oncorhynchus masou masou isolate Uvic2021 chromosome 31, UVic_Omas_1.1, whole genome shotgun sequence, the sequence GACCCAGTCACGCTACGTGCTCGTGCTCGGATTTCGTCCTTATTAGCTAGTGATAAGTAGTGATACTGATGCACCAGCTAGGCCTATTTGAAACATTGGCATCTACTGGTAGCATTTACCCGCAATATTGAGAAGCTTGAAAACcctattcaattttttttttcaaaacccCATTACATTTTTGCCCAAAGTTTAGaagaaaaaatataaatataagttttagctcaatctcttcattcaaagaatcAATCTTGGACACtgttactgacagttgtggctgcttttgcatgatgtattgttgtctctaccttcttgccctttgtgctgttgtctgtgcccaataatgtttgtactctgttttttgctactaccatgttgtgctgctgccatgttgtgttgctcccatgttgttgtcatgttgtgttgctaccatgctgtgttgtcatgtgttgctgtcatgctatgttgttgtcttagatctctctttatgtagtgtggcgttgtctctcttgtcgtggtgtgtgttttgtccttatttttataaatgtatttttgtttttaatcccagcccctgtccctgcGGTAGGCCTTttaccttttggtaggccgttattgtaaatgagaatttgttattttctagttaaataaaggtaaaatattttcagttttttaagtactttgttgaaacacccttggcagtgattacaacattgagtcttcttgggtatgacgctacaagcatggcacacctgtatttggggagtttctcccattcttctctgcagatcctcttaattAACTTCTTGTCGTTGCatgggcagtattgagtagcttggatgaaaggtgcccagaataaacggcctgctcctcagtcccagttactaatatgtgcatattattattagtattggatagaaaacactctgaagtttctaaaactgtttgaatgatatctgtgagtataacagaactcatatggcaggcaaaaacctgagaagaaatccaaacaggaagtgagaaatctgaggttggtcgattttcaacccagcccctattgaattcacagtgggatatggataaagttgcacttcctagggcttctactagatgtcaaccgtctctagaaacttgaatgaggttTCCACTGTGTTGTGGGGctgaataagagctgaatgagtcaggttactggcagagagccatttcctggtcatGCACATTTCACATGATATCGACCTGGCTTCTCTatacacaaaggaattctccggttggaaccttattgaagatttttgataaaaacatcctaaagattgattctatacttagtttgaaatgtttattCAACATGTAATATGACTTTTTGAAGTTTTTTGTCCGAAGTTATGTGGGACCTGCACGAGCATTTTGTATTTCTATACCTAAGCCCTAACAAAAGttgctacttggacataaataatggacattatcgatcaaatcaagcatttattgtggaactaggattcctgggagtgcattctgctgaagatcatcaaaggtaagagaATATTTGTAATAggatttctggtttctgttgactccaacatggcggataattttattatttttctgagtgccgtctcagattattgcatgatttgctttttccgtaaaaaaaatttgaaatctgacacagtggttgcattaaggagaggtatatatataattgaatgtgtataacttgtattttcatctacatttatgatgaatatttctgttgaatcgatgtggctatgcaaaaccactggatgtttttggaactagtgaacgtaacgcgccaatgtaaactccgaTTTTTTATATATGTAAatactttatcaaacaaaacatacatgtattgtgtaacatgaagtcctatgagtgtcatctgatgaagatcatcaaaggctagtgaatcattttatctctatttctgatttttgtgactcctctctttggctggaaaaatggctgtgtttttctgtggcttttaggtgacctaacataatcatttgtggtgcattcgctgtaaagcctatttgaaatcggacactgtggtgggattaacaacaagatgacctttaaaatggtataagataaatgtatgtttgaggaattttaattatgagatttctgttgttttgaatttggcgcccagcactttcactggctgttgtcatatcatcctgTTAATGGGatttcagccctaagaagttttaagctcagtcaggttggatggggagcgtcgctgcacagctattttcaagtcccTCCAGAGATGGTCAATCGGGTTTAAGTCCGGactctggcagggccactcaaggacattcagagatttgtcccgaagccactcctgtgttgtcttggctgtgtgcttagggtcgttatcctgttggaaggtgaacctacgCCCCAGTCGGAGGGccagagcgctctggagcaggttttcatcaagaatcactctatactttgctccgttgatctttccctcgatcctgactagtctcccagtccctgctgttgaaaaacatcccaacagcatgatgctgccaagaTGGCCaagatggccaagatgttcaaatgttcaataCTGCACTATtttttgggtacccttccccagatctgtgcctcaacacaatcctgcccctgagctctatggacaattcctttgacctcatggcttagtttttttgtgacatacactgtcaactgtgggaccttatatagacaggtgtgtgcctttccaaatcatgtccaatcaattgaatttaccacgggtggactccaatcaagttgtagaaaaaccTCAAgtatgattaatggaaacaggatgcacctgatctcaattttaAGTCTcaaatcaaagggtctgaataattatgtaaataaggtatttctgttttttaatttttagtacttttttaaaaacatttctagaaacttgttttcactttgtcattatggggtattgtgtgtagattgattaggaaaaaaatgtaatacattttagcctgaggctgtaacataacaaaatatggaaaaagtcaaggggtatgaatactttccgaatgcactgtatgtgtttagATAATGTGTCTTGCGTACAATTTAAAATGTTGCATCAAGAAGTAGGGGAGGGGTGCGTGGCAAAGACATGGtgcgtctctctccagaatgcatgcataTGTACTAAAGTGCCCATTTGGCGATGTCggattgtcttaactcaccacaTACACCCATAAGCCGAGCTCAGTCATTTTTCATTGCCTCACACAAGTCAATGAAGCCATTGCGAATGATAGTTACTcagtatttgaaaaatctttccaacactcaCGGCCTCGATAATCACCAAGCCTCAGTGTGAAAGAACAAAATATCATGATCTGATGATcccatttacagtggggcaaaaaagtatttagtcagccaccaattgtgcaagttctcccacttaaaaagatgagagaggcctgtaattttcatcataggtacacttcaactatgacagacaaaattagaaaaaaaatcaaaaaaatcacattgtaggatttttaatgaatttatttgcaaattatggtggaaaataagtatttggtcaataacaaaagtttatctcaatactttgttatgtactctttgttggcaatgacagaggtcaaacgttttctgtaattcttcacaaggttttcacacactgttgctggtattttggcccatttctccatgcagatctcctctagagcggtgatgttttggggctgttgctgggcaacacgtaCCTATGCACTTTTTCTCAAGTTTGAGAACCCCTGGTTTAGGTACTcttttagaaaaaagggttccaaaagggttctttggctgtcctcataggataaccattttgggttccaggtagaacccttttgggttccatgtagagccctctgtagaaagggttctacatgcaacgcaaaagggttcttcaaagggttctcctatagggatAGCCAACGAACCCTTTAATTAAGCTTCTAGATAGCagcctttttttctaagagtgtggtCTGATTTGTTCAGCTTTCTAACCCTTGTATTCATTCTCATTGTGGGATTGTGGGAATCCACTCTGGATGGATTCCAATTTGAATTAAACATCACTTTGTAAACCATCATAATGTGACTTGATACTGGTTATGCTTTAGTTTATGCTTGTCACCAGTGTCCAATACACAGTGATGCCTGGTCACCAGCAAATAAAACACAACAAAATCTGGTCACCAGCGAAAATACAATAAAGTGGtcaccagcgaaaacacaacgaTAGCTGGGCTGCCATCGAATACACAACAAGGGCTGGTCACCAGGGAAAACACAACAAAGGCTCGtcaccagcgaaaacacaacgaaggctggttgCCCAGCAGAACCAACTAGACCAGACCAACCAGGTCAGACCAGCTTGACCAGCTGGATCATGCTGGTCATACCAGCTTGACCATGATCCAACAAGCACTGACCAGCATAGACCAGCATAGTCTAGCATGGAACAGCTTGAAATGTATGCTGGTCTGTGCTGTTTTTTTTCATTAAGGATCACAGGGGTGTTTTAGTTCTAACTAAATAAAAATGGTTATAGGGGTTGACAATAAACAGATGCACAATACATATTTATTTGTAAGTAGGCCTACACACCGTGTGCAGGAGTCCATTCAACACAATAAGAACAACAACACAGCAACACAACAGACTCAAGTCCTAGGCCTATGTTACAAGTGAAGTGTAGCCTATATCTCAGACACATggcctgttgtgttgtgtttcatTTACACTTGGTTGAGGCAAGTCTAGGATGTTCCGATGTcatcagtgtactgtatgtgtgtgtgtttctgtgtgtgtttatgtgggcGTGCTTCAGAGTTTTCCGACATCTTTGGCCTCAGCAACTCACCAAAGATACTTTTAGTTCGAGAGTGTTGCTGGGTTACTGTCTATCTCTCCTTTGATTGGCCCACTGATACTTCCTGCTCTGTATTACAGGGTTGAAATGATTGAGTCCCCTGTTTCAAGCTCTCTGCTTCGCTCTCCAAATGACCCCCCTTTCCTTCCATATAATCACTGCCTCTCTCGACCCctccctcgtctccctcctttAATTCCATCGCTCTCCACTCCTTCGCCATTCTCAGTCCCCTCGTCCTCTCCACTGCTGGGTGGGATCTCAGTAGTGATGTCATTGTCATAGTCTGTTATCAGGAATGTGGGCTGTACGCGAAAACAGAGTCTCACCAGctcttcatcctcatcatcatcactggTCCTGATGGCCTCCTCATCCCCCAGGAAGCAGTCATCATCCCCAATGGAGGCTatctcagggctgtgtgtggagaGTTTGCACTTCTCAGGGTACCCTGGTGGTCCTACCTGCTCTGGGGTGGGCGTAGTCAGTACAGGTATGTGTGCCTGCCCTGTAGTGGGTTTAGGTGGGGGTGTCCCAACGCTGTCCTGCTCTGGACAGGGTGGAGTAAGTAAAGGTGTGTGAGTATCTCCTGTACACTCTGGAGTGTGTATTGGGTCTGCAGcaggtgaaagagggagaggtgtggTAATTGAGGTAGGAGGTGGGGTGGCATGGGGGGGTGAGTTGATAGGAATGGGAGGAGGTAAaggtgtgtgtacctgctgtTGGGTAAGTGAGGTAGGTGGGTAGGTGTCTTTAGGAGTCTCTTCTACCTGAGTGGGTGTACCTACCTCTTCTGCAATAGGGAAGGGGTGTGTATGTGAAAATCTGTCTGTAGATAAAGGTTCATCCATCAGATTTGGGGTAGGTGTGGGGAGTGTGGGTGTGTTAAAGCTAGAGTTGTCCAAGGGTTGAGTGGATGTTGTGAGTAGTTCAGGTGTGGTGGTTGTAGCAGGTGTATGGGAGGAGTTGGGTGAAGCAGGGCAATGACTGGGGTCTGCAGGAGTGGTGCTGGGTAGTATAGGCTGGATGTAGGTCATTGAGGGTATAGCTATAGGTAAAGCATTGAGTGGAGAAGTGTTGAAGTCTGCAGGACTGTAGATGCTCTGACTGCCCAGTAGCTTGGAGGTGGACCTGCTCAGACCctcttttttaaatttcacctcaTCCAGTACTGGCATTGGACTACTGTGACTCACCTGGggagaaaaaaacacacacacaacaagatGGCTACACTATGCcctgtatgacacacacacacacacacacacacacacacacacacacacacacacacacacacacacacacacacacacacacacacacacacacacacacacacacacacacacacacacacacacacacacacacaggggctgagaggaggagagactcacCAGCTGGAAGCATTGTAATCTCTAAACcagcaggggagaggggagaggagacagagagacacacaggtcagagcACAGGACCAGAATGTGTAAATGTTAGAGCTTAAAAGTTaaaaggttaggggtcagggtgaGGTGTCAGTGTATCTCACCACGTTGGGGTGCTTCCCCTGGGCTATACAGCCCCTGTCCTCTGGGTCCTTCAGTCCTCTGTATGTCTGGAGTACATGCTGCAGTGCATACAGAGTGCAGCCTAACAGAGTTAGCCCCAGGATGACCATACCCATAGCCTTGCCCACTGCACAGCTACCAGGAAGAAGCCCATCCCCCAATTGGCCCTGAGGGACtgcacccacacacccacacacacacacacacacacacacacagatatacactaagtgtacaaaacattaggaacaccatttatactgactctagaCACAGGCACACCCACTCACATTGAGtcatatacgctgctgctactctgtttatcatacactGAACGTACAAAACCTTAGAAAACattactaatattgagttgcaccccctttttccttcagaacagactcaattagtctgggcatggactctacaaggtattgaaaacattccacagggatgctggcccatgttgactccaatgcttcctacagctgtgtcaagttggctggatgtcctttgggtggtggaccattcttgatacacacaggaaactgttgagcgtgaaaaacccagcagagctgcagttcttgacacactcaaactggtgcgcctggcacctaatgcaataccccgttcaaaagcactAAAATAGTTAATCTTGTCAGTTCACCCTCAgaatgtcacacatacacaatccatgtctcaattgcctaaaggcttaaaaatccttctaaGGATAGAACCCTTtatttcaattttcacctaaaattacatacccgaatcgaactgcctgtagctcaggacctgaagcaaggatatgcatattcttgataccatttcaaaggaaactctttgaagtttgtggaaatgtgaaatgaatgttggagaatataacacattagttctggtaaaagataatacaaagaaaaaaacatgcgttttttgtatttttttgtaccatcatctttgaaatcgaagagaaaggccataatgtattactCCAGctcaggcacaatttagattttggccactagatggcagaagtgtatgtgcaaagtgttagactgatccaatgaagcattgcatttctgttcaaatgttgtatcaagactgcacaaatgtgcctaattggtttatgaatacattttcaagttcataattgtgcactcttctcaaacaatagcacggtattatttcactgtaatagctactgtaaattggactgtgaagttagattaacaataatttaagttaacaataatttaagttaacaagaatttaagttaACTTAAAATTTAATTCTTGTTAACAAGAATTGTTTTTAAgttctatgtcctgggaaatgttcttgtttcttacaacctcatgctaatcgcattagcctatgttaaCTCAACCACCCCACAGGGGTGTGTAAAATGATCCTGTAGAggtccccttcatctacactgattgaagtggatttaacaagtgacatcaataacaggtcatagccttcacctggatacaactggtcagtctatgtcatgttttGTACATACAGACACTGATGATGAACTGCAGAGCAAGTATGACCACACAGATTcccattatgtgtgtgtgttacctgtttgTCCTTCAAACAGCACCTCCACCTTTATGAGAGCCGTGTCCATTTCACCTGACTCCAAATCCACAGCCACTACCTGCAggatatcatcatcatcaacatcagcTTCATCAAagcagcctgtccatcctcaatAGAGAGTAATTAGGTTGTTCTCTGGTACTACTCTTCTGTCCAATCAAAGCCCACCttcagagtgtgtgtctgtgatggcCATAGCTGATTGGTTCTAGCAATCAGAAGCCCCTCCTGTGTGATGTGGTAGAACTGTGTGTGATTGGACGAGGACCTCAAGGAGTAGTGCATATTGGGATTGATGCCCTACCgattgagagaagagagagttgaAGTTACAGAATATTATATTATGCATGtctatctgtgtgtatgtgtgtgtgtgtgtgtgtgtgtgtgtgtgtgtgtgtgtgtgtgtgtgtgtgtgtgtgtgtgtgtgtgtgtgtgtgtgtgtgtgtgtgtgtgtgtgagtgtgtgcatacaTCAGAGAAGTCCCTGTCCTGTGTCTGTATCAGCAGCACAGTGTTGCCGTAAGTGTTGACCAGTGAGGCAGGGCTGTCGCCTTCGATGACAAAGCCACGGTATTCAGGCCAGCTGAACTGAGGAGGAAAGTGGTTGACAGCAACAACACGGACCACCACTGTGGCAACTGAGTACTTCCTAGGATCATTCCTCTGGTATGCCTGAGGAGGGGGAGAAATTTCCATTAATAATGAACAAAACGTTCAATCTCCATACTCGTTTATACACTcagtggacagtttattaggtagaCCCATGAAGTACCGGGTCGGACCCTCTTATCTCCAGAACATCCTGAATTCTTCAGGACATGGAAACATTGCTCAATTGGAATCAaaggacctaacgtgtgccaggaaaacattccccacaccattacaccactgccaccagcctgtaccgttgacaccaggcaggatggggccatggactctgccatcagcatgacacaACAGGAATCTAGATTCatcggaccaggcaatgtttttccactcctcaattgtccagtgttggtgattgcgTGCCTACTGGAGCCCCTTCTTCTGGTGTGGTCggctgctgcaatagcccatccgtgacaaggaccaaTGAGTTGTGCGTTCCAAGATGCCGTTCTGTTCACCACTGTTTTACTGCgctgttatttgcctgtttgtggcccactTGTTAGCTTGAATgcttcttgccattctccttcgacctctcatcaacgagttgttttcacccacaggactaCCACTAACTGGATACTGGAtggtttttgtttgtcgcacaattcttggtaaaccctagacactgtcatgcgtgaaaaacccaggaggccggccgtttctgagatactggatccaGTGCGCCTGGAACCGATGTTCATACCACCctcaaagtcgcttaggtcactcgttttgcccattctaatgttcaatcAAACAGTACCTGAATGCCTCGatccctgtctgcctgctttatatagcaagccatagCCATGTGACTCACTATCTGCAAACCATTTTTGTGAGCGGGGTGGTGTACCTTATAAACTGTCCACTGAGTGTAAGTctgcataagtgtgtgtgtgtctcaccatgacTTGGAGGTGTAGTGTGGGTGTCTGTAGTCTGTTCTCTACTCCTCTTGTCAGACGCATCTCCCCTGTCAGCTCATCCATCACGAAATGCCCGCTATCAGCCCCTGACAACATATCTATGTTATCAGCTCCCAAATATTATTCTGCATTTCATTGTAAAGCTaaacgatgtgtgtgtgtgtgtgttacctgacaGGATGCTGTAGCTGAGAGGTGTGCTGaggcctctgtctccatccacagcATTGATTGGCCCGGGAGAGAAGTCCAGAATAATGTCCTATAACAGACAACATTAACACAATACATCAGTCCCTAACCGCTAACCACTGACACCTACCACCCGAACCCTGGTCACTAACCTGTTCGCCTTCTGTGATGTTAACCATGTAGATGGGATTGGTGCAGACACGATTTGATTGGTCATTGGAGATGGGCGTGCATGGCAGGAAATGTGGGTACTGGTCGTCTCTGTCCAAGATATTCACGATCAGGATGGCACTGGTGTTGAACTTCTCTGCAGTGTTAATCTCCTACACATACATAaatagacacatacacacacacagaccgtatCAGACTGAAACGGACTGGTTGGTGGAACAGTTCCAGTCATAGATTGGTGTGCATTATTCACAAAATATATCACTCAGATTGTAGGAGCAGCCAAACTCTTTCAGTAGCAGTAGGTCTATTAGTATACCAAAGCGGATATGGTAATCTCTAGTTGTGTTTTGGTCTCGTAGTCCAGAGGCTTGGCCAGTATCACCTCTCCACTGTTAGGGAGATCCACTCTGAAGTATGCAGCATCAGGCTGGAACAGAGACCACCCAcaaatactgtacacactcatttAAATGCACAACATTATTGATGCAGTAAGGAGACCTGGTGTATATTTATGTATAAAATGTTATTAATACTGTACCGAGGTCTGGTCGATGGAGTACATGATGGTGTCATCATCTGCATCTGTGGCCTGGACTGTAAACACCACTGTATTCACCTCAGCCAGCTAGACAGCACGCAAtagtctgtttcagtgtgtgtgtgtgtgtgtgtgtgtgtgtgtgtgtgtgtgtgtgtgtgtgtgtgtgtgtgtgtgtgtgtgtgcgcatacaTGTGTAGTCTACTTACCTCACTGATGCTGCGAGGCTGAATGGTGCTCTCCACAAACTCAGGAGTGTTATCATTCTCATTCAGAATCTCTACCATGATCCTGTACtcactctgaaacacacacacacatttagaagTTTGGGAACCATAATAAAATCACTGTGGTACAAGGGACAAATATATTTCCAGAAATGAAGAGTCTCTACCTGCACAATGTCCTCCTCAAAGCAGGTCAACGCTGCCATCAGGACTGGGCCCTgaacctgaaacacacacacacaaatacacacaaaaatgGTTATTCCAACCATAGGAGCCCGCTCTCAATGTTCAAAAGAACAGCTTTACTGCTCCTTGACATCGATTCTACAAGTGGACCTAAACCATGCAAGGAAAATGCACCCCACACCATAACGTAATCTTCGTGTtcttcatttactcaagtgtttcctttatttcgTCAGTTACCAGTATGCCTACAGTCGGGAATGCCGCAATTTGGGCAGCATGCACGCCAGATATACAGCTTGTTGCATTGTGGTCAAATAGACATATAATCCAGAGAAGGGTTTTGGAACCTATTACCCTGGCAATATGACTGTTACACTCATAGGTGCACTCATGGGTACACTAGCAATGGCTGTCAGTCCTGATTTAAATGGAAACTACCACCTATGATTTCTTAATCTGGCACTGCTAAttttaactctaaccttaaccacactgctaatcctaatgcttaaccctaaccttaaattaagaccaaaaagctacTTTTTGTTTTCATAAATGTTAACAAtttagccaattttgactttgaaGCTGGCCTATCTGGCAGAAATCGCTCAGTTCTACATCCAGGATTCATGATAATAAAGGTCAACCTGAATCTGCatatgaccctgctgtgtgttgTTGTTTGAGTCATGTTCCAAACCAAGACCAAATCCTGTCATCATTGTGACAAAATTGCAATAACATTTTTAAGATTACCTCCCGGTCCAGAACTCTGTCCAATGGGGCCTTGAGTCTGATGCTCCGCCCTTCGAGGAAGAACCAATGAGCATCCTCCCCAGTTAGGCTCCAGACAACATCATTGGCTGTCAGCTCTGTGTTAAGCTCAATGATAAGTTCTCCCATCATGCTGTTCTCTCGAACCGTGGAAAACACATCCTGGCCCTCCAGACATGGGTTCCCTGCCAGTCAGACAAGTCTATGATTAGCACAGTAGCCAATCAGACAAAGTGCTGAGCCTTTGGGATATAAGCCATGCAGGGAGTACAATTTCTGCTGACAACAAACACCTTTTCAGGAGATATTTAAAGGTTATTTCAGCTAATGGATTATATCAATAAATACATGAATTCTGGCAAAGCAATAACAGAACAGCCTACAAGAAGGTGTGCCAACCCTGctgaaaaaaaacaacacagactGCTTGTAAATTTCAAGCTGGTCCATGCTGGTCAAGCTGGTCTGACCAGCAGATGTGGAGTGGAGGGTATACCCAGTATACGCCTTATACCCACCTTTTTTGTGAGTATTGCGGTTACTCACAATGCTTATCaaagtagtgtggtgtagtggaggtataCAGCGTATCAATTAATAAGGCTGAtggaacagatcagaatgtttagcttaaaatgttgataaactataatttcttcacattttaagcGCAGCAATATGTACACAGTGGTAGGCATACTTgcaaatgttccaaaatgcaattggCTGCAAAACACTGTTCTAAAATGCGCACAGCTCATGCAAGAGGTTTCATGTACAGAGATAAAAATATCTTTAGAAATTCTGAAAGAGGGGAGATGCAACAACTATCAttggttgctaatatgactaggttAATTCCTTTGGCTGctagacaatgaaagaaagttgatttgaaaaccaataggcatacacacacatgtacagtgccttcggaaagtattcagaccccttgaccttttccacatttacaGCCATTACAtccgtattctaaaattgattcaccTGTTTTTTTCCCTAGAAAAACGACACACAATACTCAATtaggacaaagcaaaaacagattttagcaaatttatattAATTTATGAAATAATAAATGCTGAAATATCACAGGTATTTTCaagtctctacagagatgtttgatcgggtttaagtccgggctctggctggactgCTCAAtaaaattcagagacttgtccccaagcgttgtcttggcagtgtgcttagggtcgttgtcctgtaggaaggtgaaccttctccccagtctgaggtcttgagcgcgctggagcaggttttcatcaaggatctctctgtactttgctccgttc encodes:
- the LOC135524337 gene encoding LOW QUALITY PROTEIN: cadherin-related family member 5-like (The sequence of the model RefSeq protein was modified relative to this genomic sequence to represent the inferred CDS: inserted 2 bases in 1 codon): MMQPQRPCLSRWRVLLWSTLLLLSPLRVTGHPYTIVEDGLPWEAGSGDQTVRRENWNPCLEGQDVFSTVRENSMMGELIIELNTELTANDVVWSLTGEDAHWFFLEGRSIRLKAPLDRVLDREVQGPVLMAALTCFEEDIVQSEYRIMVEILNENDNTPEFVESTIQPRSISELAEVNTVVFTVQATDADDDTIMYSIDQTSPDAAYFRVDLPNSGEVILAKPLDYETKTQLEITISALEINTAEKFNTSAILIVNILDRDDQYPHFLPCTPISNDQSNRVCTNPIYMVNITEGEQDIILDFSPGPINAVDGDRGLSTPLSYSILSGADSGHFVMDELTGEMRLTRGVENRLQTPTLHLQVMAYQRNDPRKYSVATVVVRVVAVNHFPPQFSWPEYRGFVIEGDSPASLVNTYGNTVLLIQTQDRDFSDGINPNMHYSLRSSSNHTQFYHITQEGLLIARTNQLWPSQTHTLKVVAVDLESGEMDTALIKVEVLFEGQTVPQGQLGDGLLPGSCAVGKAMGMVILGLTLLGCTLYALQHVLQTYRGLKDPEDRGCIAQGKHPNVRLQCFQLVSHSSPMPVLDEVKFKKEGLSRSTSKLLGSQSIYSPADFNTSPLNALPIAIPSMTYIQPILPSTTPADPSHCPASPNSSHTPATTTTPELLTTSTQPLDNSSFNTPTLPTPTPNLMDEPLSTDRFSHTHPFPIAEEVGTPTQVEETPKDTYPPTSLTQQQVHTPLPPPIPINSPPHATPPPTSITTPLPLSPAADPIHTPECTGDTHTPLLTPPCPEQDSVGTPPPKPTTGQAHIPVLTTPTPEQVGPPGYPEKCKLSTHSPEIASIGDDDCFLGDEEAIRTSDDDEDEELVRLCFRVQPTFLITDYDNDITTEIPPSSGEDEGTENGEGVESDXELKEGDEGGVERGSDYMEGKGGHLESEAESLKQGTQSFQPCNTEQEVSVGQSKER